Within the Arthrobacter sp. UKPF54-2 genome, the region AGAAAGCCGGCAGCTGGTGGCGGGGCTGGGCAGCGGGGAGTTCCGGCAGGGCAGGAGCATGGATGCGCTGCTGAGCGCCTACCGGATGGGGGCACGCGTGACGTTCCGCGAGATGTCGAAAGTTTCGGTAGAGCACCATCTGGGCCAGAACGTGGTGGTGGACCTGGGCGAGTCGATCCTGGCCTACATCGACGAGCTCTCCGCGGTCAGCGCGGAGGCGTACGCCTTTGAGCAGTCCGAGCGCGCCGGCGCAGTGGACCGCCGCCGCACCGAACTGCTGGACCTGCTGCTGCTGGGACAGGCGGACGAGGCGGCGCTGCGCCAGACCGCGGCCATGGCGGACTGGTCGCTGCCCCAGCGCATGGTGGTGGTGACGCTCCCGGTGGACCGGGCCGCCGGGCTGCGGCTGCGGCTGGGTCCGGGAACGCTGGTGATTGAACGCGAGACCGACGCTGTGGCGCTGGTCCCGGCACGGAAGTCCAAGTCCGCGCGGAAGGACCTAGAGAAGGCACTGCGGGGCCGCGGCGCCTCCGTGGGCCCGGCCGGCGGCTGGGAAAAGGTGCCCGATTCCCTGCGACTGGCGGTGCTGGCGGCGTCGGTCCTGCCGCACCGGGACGGCCCCGAGGACCCGCCGATCTGGGCAGACGAACACCTGTCGGCGGTGATCCTGGGCGCCGAGCCCTCCGCCATCGCCGAACTGGCGAACCGCCGGCTCGCGCCGCTGGAGGGGCTCCGCCCGGCGCAGCGCGAGCGCCTGGCCGAAACGCTGCTGTCCTGGCTGCGCCACTGGGGCCAGCGCGCGCCGGTGGCCGCGGAGCTGGGCATCCATCCGCAAACCGTAGGGTATCGGGCTGCCCAGCTGCGGGAGCTCTTCGGCGATGCGCTGGAGGACCCGGCGGCGCGGTTTGAGCTGGAGCTAGCGCTCCGTGCTGGTAAGCGTTAGACAGCGGCGCCGCTAGCTGGCGATCGCCTCCCGGCCGCGGAGGCGCATCTCGAGGTCGTTCATCACAATCGCGGCGAGGTCTTCGAGCGATTTGGTGTCATCAGCACTGAACTCCCGCGGCTCCCGGTCCAGGATGCAGAAGGTGCCGAGGTTGTGGCCGTCCGGGGTGCGCAGCGGGACTCCGGCGTAGAACTGGAGCCCGAACTCGCCCGCCACCAACGGGTTTGTCAGGGTCCTGGGGTCCGTCGAGGCGTCCTCGATGATCCAGGGCCCGTCCTGCAGGATCGCCGAAGCGCACAGCCCCGGGTCGCGGCCGATCTCGGTGACATCGGTGCCGTGGTGGGACTTGAACCAGATCCGGTCGTGGTCCACCACGCTGACAATCGCCACGGGGACCGAGAACAGCCGGGCAGCGAGCGCCGTAATCCGGTCGAACGTGCCGTCCCCGGGGGTGTCGAGGATACGGTACCGCTCGACGGCGCGCATCCGGCCCTCCTCATCGTTCGGCCCCGCCGTGCGGTCCAGCCGGTGCCGGGCCGCGCTGTTGATGACTTCCTGGCGCAGCGCCAGGGAGACTTCCCGGGCGTGCGGCCTGGCGGCGGGGTCACGGGACAACATGGAGGACAGCAGCGCCACCCACATGGGGGCGAGTTCCTCCGGAATCTGCGGGTCCTGCAGCAGCCTGGCGACGGCGGACTGGATCGGCGCGCCCGGGTAGGCCATCTTTCCGGTCAGCCCTTCGAGCAGCACAAGGCCGAGGGAGTAAATGTCGCTCGCCGGTCCGGCGGGTTCGCCGGCGGCCTGCTCGGGGCTGAGGTAGGCCGGCGTCCCGGAGGTGCCGCCGTCGTCGTCGGCGCGGTTCTGCCCGAGGATGGTCGCGACGCCGAAGTCGGTCAGCTTGGCCCGGGGCCGGCGGTCCTCGTTGCTGTAGTCGACCAGCAGGATGTTGGCGGGCTTGATGTCCCGGTGCACGATCCCGTGGTGGTGGATGTAGGACAGGCCGTCCGCCAGGTCGTAGCCGATGTGGGCCATGTGCGCGGCGGACAGCGGGCCGAGCAGGGACCGGCGGCGCAGGTCCTGGCCGGGCACGAGTTCCATCACGAGGTAGGTCAGCCGGGAGTCCGGATGGCTCAGGTCGGCGCCGGCGTCGAAGAGCGTGACCAGGGCGTGGTGGCTCATCCCGGCGAGGATCCGTACTTCCTGCCCCTGCCGGCGGGTGTGCTCGAGGTCGTCCGCGTCGTTGCGGAAGAGCTTGACCGCCACCTCGCGCCTGAGCAGCTCATCCTGTGCGCGGTAGACGGTTGATTGGCTTCCCCTGCCAATGAGGGCTTCGATCCGGTACCGTCCGCTCAGCAGAAAGCCGGATTCCACGGTTATTGTCAACGAGTTTGTTGTTCCCTCAATACGGGTCCGCACGGGAAATCGGGCGGATCAGTCCTAAAGCCGGCCCTTTCGGCCGGCGCCCGCGCAATTAGCAAGGTTACTTATGATACCGCGGAAAGCGGATTCAGGAAGACCCTGCGGCGGGTTAT harbors:
- a CDS encoding CdaR family transcriptional regulator; translation: MDASPAGHPGYPAYDPPWLALPKEVSDMLRPRMPGIVEAIIEAVPQLVPAYARPIEGRFGRGLRRGVATALDRFLQLPGTTLPALSEESRQLVAGLGSGEFRQGRSMDALLSAYRMGARVTFREMSKVSVEHHLGQNVVVDLGESILAYIDELSAVSAEAYAFEQSERAGAVDRRRTELLDLLLLGQADEAALRQTAAMADWSLPQRMVVVTLPVDRAAGLRLRLGPGTLVIERETDAVALVPARKSKSARKDLEKALRGRGASVGPAGGWEKVPDSLRLAVLAASVLPHRDGPEDPPIWADEHLSAVILGAEPSAIAELANRRLAPLEGLRPAQRERLAETLLSWLRHWGQRAPVAAELGIHPQTVGYRAAQLRELFGDALEDPAARFELELALRAGKR
- a CDS encoding protein kinase domain-containing protein, encoding MESGFLLSGRYRIEALIGRGSQSTVYRAQDELLRREVAVKLFRNDADDLEHTRRQGQEVRILAGMSHHALVTLFDAGADLSHPDSRLTYLVMELVPGQDLRRRSLLGPLSAAHMAHIGYDLADGLSYIHHHGIVHRDIKPANILLVDYSNEDRRPRAKLTDFGVATILGQNRADDDGGTSGTPAYLSPEQAAGEPAGPASDIYSLGLVLLEGLTGKMAYPGAPIQSAVARLLQDPQIPEELAPMWVALLSSMLSRDPAARPHAREVSLALRQEVINSAARHRLDRTAGPNDEEGRMRAVERYRILDTPGDGTFDRITALAARLFSVPVAIVSVVDHDRIWFKSHHGTDVTEIGRDPGLCASAILQDGPWIIEDASTDPRTLTNPLVAGEFGLQFYAGVPLRTPDGHNLGTFCILDREPREFSADDTKSLEDLAAIVMNDLEMRLRGREAIAS